In Dermacentor silvarum isolate Dsil-2018 chromosome 10, BIME_Dsil_1.4, whole genome shotgun sequence, the genomic stretch tccttggctcgccgttgtcgcatgcgttcgatatctcgagttagctcggcgtcgtggttagcagcatccgcccgccattggcgcttaattgcgttccacttcgcgatttcaacgtggacgtttcgtcgcagccgaagccaaagtgccgctcgagaaactcccgccgaaagcgggcgttggccccggcgaacgcgttcccgacattgccacgttgacgctgctctgcccgcaacgccgcttcctcggctcgccgttgtcgcatgcgttcgatagcTCGAGTTAGCTCGATCGGCGTCGTGGTTagtagcatccgcccgccattggcgcttgcgttgcactagaaacacaaacatgtaaccaataattgagaaacacttcaatacagcgtcgggattaacccactgctaaacacagggcacgcacgtttcagcttcgctggttaaccatctgtacggagtgctaaGGGCGATGATCTTTTTGCAAGCGTATACGTGCTTGTTTCCATGCATTGTTCTACGTGCACGTTACTGATACATTGTATCAGCTTTTGCAAAAGCGAATCGATCAGCAACCGCTTCGCAACAGCCCCAAGAAATCAATAAAAGCACGGATCTATACCTCAAAGCGAAGTTCCTGCAACAGCTTTCTCATCTTGAATCCTTCGGCGACGCCATTGGAGTCCTGCAACTTCAGCTCTTCGACTCTCCTCTCCAGGTCCAGCCGCTGTCCTCCCCAGTTCGGCGTTCTGTTTTTCCAGCGCGTCGCACTTCGCTTCGACTTGCGAGCACTGCAGTTCCAGCGCACGGGCCTCTTCCTTAGCCTTGGACACTTCTTGCATCAGCGAATTGGCTTCGTGTTCCAGGTCTCGCAAGATGGCCGATTCCTGTCGAGCGGAGTCTCTTCGAAGTTGCTCGACCTTGAGGTTGACGGCCCTCAACCGCGCTTCCAAGCGAAATTTCTTGCGTTCCAAGCTGTCGACTTCCCTCTTGTAATCAGCGTCCCTCTGCTGAAGCAGCAAGAGCTCTTCGAGGTCAATCCACATCGTACTTATCGCGTCCCAGTTGACGGCGTCCCAGTTGTCTATGTTGATTTCGTTCGACATACCTTGCGTATGGGTGCCGCAGAACTTAATTTCCGCTTCTGCGAATGTATAGAGCAGATACAACAGGTCACTAGAAATCAGATGAGGTGCGCCGATATCTTAAAACTAAGATAAAGCGAGCGTTCCGTTTCGCGACAGGTTGCACTTCTGCGACGCAGGATTACAAGGACTACGCAGTGACGCAGGACCACAGCTACAAAGAAACTGTAAAAGACTACCCTGTCTGTCGTCAGAACTATAAAGCGAACAACCGTACTTCTCCTCAAACTTAAAGGGGATGCTACTTGCAAGCTACCTTGCGTATATCTTATCAAAATACGAACGTACGCGGTCAAAACGCAAATCGAAAGCGAAAAACACCGTCTGCGGTGGTGATGACAATGATAGTGAAAGCGAGAACACCAGTATTTGAGCTGTATTAAAAATAATTTTAGGAATTTATTAAAGTGAAGTTGTTTCAACTTAACTAGAGTTGTTAATTTGCTGCTTGCTGCTATTTAAtaaagtcacgtgacttaaaacAAAGCGACACCTGGCGACATTTATTTAGCAGCGCGTTCGTATGTGCGTAAGAAACGTAGTACACACTGATAAAAAGCAGTTAGTGACGTAATGTGCTAAGGCTTGCGAAGTTGGCGAGCTGGCTAAACTTGGAAGTAACTGGAAAACGAACCTTGCAGTTTCTGACAACATTGCAACGCACCGCTCTTTCGCACATGGCGACTGTGGTTGTGGCGATCGTCAAGCAGGAGATGTGTCTCCGCACGTAACTTTGCTGCCGTTTTGCTACGAACAGTGTGTTTGTTCAAGCTATCCGTGCGTGAGAGGATCAGTATAGCGCATAAACATGGTGAGTGTCAACTTTTACAGGGTCTGTGTCGGTTCACTTTTTGGCTGTCGAAGTGGTGACCCAACTTTCTGTCGCTTTCTCTCTTGCGATCCCAACCCACCTCAGCCGGGCGGGAAGCGAAAGAAGTTCATCGACAAGAAGAACGCCGTCACTTTCCAATTGGTCCATCGTAGCCAAAAGGATCCTCTACAGGCCGATGAAACAGCGCCTAAGCATGTCCTACTTGAAAAGCGAACCGGGCGACCATTCACTGGAGACGACAGGCCAGGCCACGTGAGTGTTTAAGCAGCTGCGAAATCGATTGGAATGTACGATTCCTTCACGCTTTTAAGAAAAATGAATAAGGCATCTGGCTTCTTTGCAAATGAAACGTTGTGTGTACTGTGAGGAGCACGCATAGATCTTGTTTGTAGGGTGCTTCGCAACTTCGTAAACCGAGCTTTTGCTTTTGAAGGGTGGTTATGAAGACAGCATATAATTTGTTTCTATGCATCGTTgtatgtttctttgtttgtttgtgtgattGTTTTTACAGCACGAGCTTTGTAACGTTCCACCTGCTTTCCCTGACCCTTAAAGGACTGTTTGTTGCGGAGCTGTGTTACATCCTGTACGTGGAACTGAAAAATGATGGATTCGTTAAAATATTTGTGTGTTCTTTACAGCATGTTTTGAGCACGATTCTTGACAGGTTGTAGCTGCCTGCATAGCCGATTTGGTCAGATACATACCTGGCATTCGTTTTTATTAGTGTGGTGTCGTGTTAATTACTTCACAGTGCGTTGGTTTTGTTCATTGATGACCGGTTCTTCTTTGAATGGCGGGAAAGATAGCTAGAAACATGGAGTCTTCAGTGTAATGCAAGAATTGCCAGCTTTTGCATGTAGCCTTAGACGACACCAGATTTGACACTTGGGGAATACAATTCAAAGGTGCAGTCTGCGTGACCAAAGTGCGCGCTTAGACCAGACAGAGAATGTCAAAATGACTATAGGAAGGCGGACTTCCCAGTCTTACTTTAGGTGCCACAGGTTGCTTCTGTCTATAAGATTGCCCGTTTTACAGCACATATTCATATCTGAAAAGTCAAGTCTCCAGCAGTATTGAGAGGAGGGCAAGGTGGTCAGAAGTTAATGCTGGACAAATTAGGACCACAGGACACAGCATAAAGCGTGAAGTGTTTCATCCTGCTGCATTTCCTTGTGCAGTCTCTTGTTGTTGACTTTTAATTTCTTCAGAATCGGGAGTCCAGTTGAGTCGTGGATTTAACATAATGAAAAACATGTAGGTTCCAGCATCTGATGAGAAGAGGAAGGAAGAACAGCGTAAATTTGGTATCTACTTTGATGACGACTACAATTACCTCCAACATCTCAAAGATGTCAACGTTGTGGCCGACTGGGAGCCGGTTGTCCACAGGGTGCGCATCCCAGCTGGACAGAGTAGTGACGCCAAGGTGAGTCGACTCTTAATTGAAAAGATGTCCACACGCATGTGACAGAATACATTTATACTTACGTGCAGGAGTCCAGAGAGGGGTATTCTCATGCTTCAGATTTCAAACAAAACTCAATTTCCAGATTAGTGCTCTGGGGGTAGCATTATTCTAGCCCCTTTAACCCGTGCTTTCCTCCTGAGCAATTCGCGGCTGAATTAAGACTGTAGTCTGTGAATAAAAGTTAATAATTGACAGGAAATCTTACAGGACAGCTAAATTTCAGAATTTTGCAGTCTCAATTATGGACCTGTGCTGCGTAACAGAGCTCTATTCCAGAATAAAATACTGTCATCCACAGACTTCTTATCTGTACCATCAGCAAAAGTGCAGAGCACGCTATGGGGGTGTCTaagagagggagggaggagggtCGTAGGAAGCTTTGTTGGCTGGTCAGTGTCACACGAAATGTGATCCAATGGAAAGCTCTCTATTTGATCATTGTAGTGAACTGCTTAAGTAATGTTTGTTAGACACTAGTAGCTCCTTGGAATGCTTTACGTTTACCTAGAAGAGAAAAATGTTTCTTCGACACCTGCTTCTGGTTCTGTTGCATTAGAAAGTGCGAGATAAGGGCacactgttgggctagttggtgcatgctTCGACCAGAAAATGTGCAAGCAAAGGAAGCAGTGATGTTCAGTACCACGTGATATTACTTCTGTCCATGTGGTCTCGATTGTCGTCTGCTTTGCTTTCGCCTCATTTTCTGGTCTAAAGGTTTGAAATGTTCAACCGACACACCCTGCTAGTGGTGGGAACTCTTCAAGCTTGAGTATGCTCAGTGCGTGGCAAGACCACTGGATGATATGGATGAAGAAGATATTCATTCTTCCTGTGAACAATTACGGAGTGGAACTCGTTACCACCCACTTCGTCCGTCCTTTAGGTGCTAATGTGGGATTTGTTACCATGTCTTTCTTCATAATTCTTTGTACACCACCTTCCCCTTTGTCCGTAATACTGCATGAGATAAAATAAACTAGGCAGTGATTCCCACTTTCTTTTCTGCTGACTTTACATTCTGCTAAAGCCCTGCACTTTTATTGCATCACCAGTATCATTTACCCTGGCATCTAGATATTCTCTATATGCACTAatcacctgccgtggttgctcagtggctatggtgttgggctgctgagcacgaggtcgggggatcgaatcctggccacggcggccgcatttcgatgggggcgaaatgcgaaaacacccgtgtacttagatttaggtgcacgttaaagaaccccaggtggtctaaatttccggagtcccccactacggcgtgcctcataatcagatcgtggttttggcacgtaaaaccccataatttaatttgaaTTTTGTGCACTAATCCTTAAGTTTGTTTCATGCATCACTGAATTATAGGTGTCGCGAATTCCATCCTACTATAATTGTAAGCAATCAGATTCTTCTGCAGTTGTCAAACCATTCTTATTAGACGTTTCATGCTGTGCCTTATGATACTTGGCTTCTTTTAGGCAAAAAAGGAAATCAGGCTACCTTCATCAGTCTTTCAGTCAACTGTTGAAGAGAAGGAAGGCCTACTGAATAAAGCCGTGCCACAAGTGGGTGAGCGTCTAATGCTGACCTGTACTTTCCTAGTGCAGTGAGCTGTCAAACTTTTGTAGGTGCTGAACTTTCGGGGATCTTAGTGATTGCTTTCTTGTGCAGGACCAAGGCCTGACTGGGACCCAGATGTTGTGGCAGCTTTAGATGACGATTTTGACTTCGAAGACGATGAAAATATTCTTGAAGACGATTTTATACAGCTTGCTGATGGTCCCGTCGACAACGCTGCTGTTGAGTGAGTTACCAAGAAACAGCAGAGGCTCTATTCTTGGTCAATAACTTTTGGGGCTACTTTTGTGTGACATGGCATATGATGCAATAGGCATTCTGATGGCTGGATTAGCCAGTCAGCATCCGCTGGAAGTGATTGACTGAGAATGGCATGATTAGACATTAGCAGAAAGTATCGGCTATTGTCCAAATTTACGTCCTTATGTTTAACTTTTgattgccttttctttctttttctttgccatTGCAGTGATGAAGAGACTGACAGTTGTGATGATGAGGAAGATGATTTTGAATCAGCTGAAGGGAGTGAAGAGCGCTTTTCTTTTGCTGAAGAAGAAACGCAGTCGAGGTTTACAAGCTACTCAATGTCGTCGTCTGTGATCCGAAGAACTGAAGGGCTCAAGACCCTCGATGAACGCTTTGAAGAGGTTTGTGTAGTTGTCTTTCATTGTGGTGCAAGCACATTGACTTACTGTACTGCTTACATGTTATAACTTGTCTTTAAGTGCCTTAATTTGCAGCCAGCAGGCATTTGTCTTTGACGACCTGAAATGTTTTGATTGTAGAGAAAATTATAATTCGGGGGGCTTCACATAACTGACATTGCTGATTTGTATGCGGGGGATGTGACTGTTTGCTGTTTCTTATGGGAGTTTTATGAAAGACCAGCTGCAGGGATTGAATGCAAAAAAGTGCTATTGTGCTGTTACAGTCTGTCACCATATTTTTGGGGGGCTGAAGAAGTGCAGTGTGTCCTATCCTTTAGAAGCTTGTATTGCAGATACGAGATCTTCCCCTCGTGTACATGCCAAATGGATACGAACACATAAGTTTCTGTGTGTCTAGCTTTATTGGAAACGTGTACAATTTCGcctctttaaagggacactaaaggaaaatatggAGTCGAGCTATATAGATAATTCATCTAGAATTCTATCATTCATATCACTAAAGGAAAATATGGAGTTGAGCTAGATAGATAATTCATCTAGAATTCTATCATTGTTTTCTGTGTGCCAGTATATGAATTTGTTACGTAGAAAATTGCCGCCGAAGGTCCAGCTGCTGTTCCTCAATTTTAACTGCTGGTGCCAAAATGCATGAGTTGACATAATCTCCATCAGACGTCCCTCTATGCTGCTGTAATGTCTTTTAGAAACTCTTTATTTAGCACTCTATACATGAAGCGAAGCGAACTGGTTCTGCTTGGCGGCTGCAAGTGTTCTTTTCTGCTTGCGTGAGTGAGTCATTCAGCAGCTCTGCTTGGGTTCAGGTTACCGGATAGGGTCACTTAAGTTTGTCCAGCTGGAGGGGCGAAGGTGGTTCAATCAATGAGAGAAATCAATGTATCTCCCAGTGGCTGGACATAGCAGCTACTCtctgtgaatcagccagtgctgaTGTCACACGAGAGGGGTACCATATAGGCCACAACAGGTGGCGCCACTTCGATTTtccattttttgttattttatccCTTACAGAAGCTCTGTTTTCATCATGAATGATGGGTGtgttacagtgcagtccacttataatgaTATCAAAATGAATGAAAAATCCCATCGTTATGACCGATCAttgctatatctggactgccgtaaaaaaaaattagaaaaaaatacgGCCGAATATATTTTTGTAGTCCCGAAAccaaaccaaatttgccacttgcgataagatatcgacgttgtagaaagtaggctgtgaagaataaaacatttatttatacctctaaatagtgCCTCAATCGTTCggcgcgctgaaatagaaatctgcacttgctttcgcagaagttttGGATTCACAACGCCATGTGCGtcgcgtccagctgctgcgcgaacactggcagCTATAATTTAGCATGCATTAAATCAATAAGCGACTCTATCGATGAAATTGCACTTTGGTAGAACATTGGGGTCGGTGTCAAGGACGCGAAGCAGCTGGTGCCATCTTGTGTAtgctgcgccaacttgcgatgctctccgtggctttcgcaattgGTGCGCGGGCGGGATGCGCCGCGTGGTactggcggcagatacgaactcgtgtaggcaaacttttcgccccgtaTCGGTTAAGAGCAACTCAGGAACGCAAATTTCACAATTATTTTGCATGAAAAACGCCGCCCAGAAGTAAAATTttgatcgttatatccgatatgcggtgaataactgAACGTTATATATGGtcttttttctcatagccctaatgcatgaGTTGATACTGttaagtcgactcatcgttataaccgatatatcgttatatgtggtatcgttataagtgaaCTGCACtttattacagaagcctaatctttAAATCTAGAACGACTTAATATTTTCCCTTAATGAGAGACAGAGTACCACGATGATAAGTTTGTGGAAATGGCCATGGACTATTTCTTAATTCAGCTTTCTCTTAGTGAAGCATCCTGTCAAGGTTTGAAAT encodes the following:
- the LOC119431082 gene encoding protein LTV1 homolog isoform X1 yields the protein MPGGKRKKFIDKKNAVTFQLVHRSQKDPLQADETAPKHVLLEKRTGRPFTGDDRPGHVPASDEKRKEEQRKFGIYFDDDYNYLQHLKDVNVVADWEPVVHRVRIPAGQSSDAKAKKEIRLPSSVFQSTVEEKEGLLNKAVPQVGPRPDWDPDVVAALDDDFDFEDDENILEDDFIQLADGPVDNAAVDDEETDSCDDEEDDFESAEGSEERFSFAEEETQSRFTSYSMSSSVIRRTEGLKTLDERFEEMFKQYDDLEVGALDGEEIEGYVQPDSEIMKALVADFQHMKQLPTLKEVTLDKGSAKSAVTMAAIKEEDDEMVDMQISSDAPKERWDCESIISTYSNLYNHPKLITEPRKEKIKVSARTGIPIKEKGGLSRQGLKQLDREFESNSDEEMQSRTSVASSIRPKDETPEQRRERKAAVRAMRRERRAEKKANSEAFKAEMLRQEKMMANVRQNLNSMRLY
- the LOC119431082 gene encoding protein LTV1 homolog isoform X2, which codes for MPGGKRKKFIDKKNAVTFQLVHRSQKDPLQADETAPKHVLLEKRTGRPFTGDDRPGHVPASDEKRKEEQRKFGIYFDDDYNYLQHLKDVNVVADWEPVVHRVRIPAGQSSDAKAKKEIRLPSSVFQSTVEEKEGLLNKAVPQVGPRPDWDPDVVAALDDDFDFEDDENILEDDFIQLADGPVDNAAVDDEETDSCDDEEDDFESAEGSEERFSFAEEETQSRFTSYSMSSSVIRRTEGLKTLDERFEEMFKQYDDLEVGALDGEEIEGYVQPDSEIMKALVADFQHMKQLPTLKEVTLDKGSAKSAVTMAAIKEEDDEMVDMQISSDAPKERWDCESIISTYSNLYNHPKLITEPRKVSARTGIPIKEKGGLSRQGLKQLDREFESNSDEEMQSRTSVASSIRPKDETPEQRRERKAAVRAMRRERRAEKKANSEAFKAEMLRQEKMMANVRQNLNSMRLY